One Brevibacterium spongiae DNA segment encodes these proteins:
- a CDS encoding lysophospholipid acyltransferase family protein, with amino-acid sequence MSAVTESDSGDHDLVSFDPASVRAQNRAGTVAATAAFGLMRTATKMSVRGTEHLPAKGTGIIIAAYHSNHLDPILVGLALKRNGRMPHFLAKSSLFSGVLGRILKTIGQIPVLRASASAGDSLEYAKDALAHGQTVVIYPEGTLTKDPELWPQHFKTGTARLALETGAPIIPVAHWGLDTVFPRGQKKLRFRPFSHDSIVVFGPPVDYSDLWDHRTEKATMGRLSQRLKNTIARMVSELSRRELPGRFEEKETGE; translated from the coding sequence ATGAGCGCGGTCACCGAATCGGATTCGGGCGATCACGACCTCGTCTCCTTCGACCCCGCCTCGGTGCGTGCGCAGAACCGCGCGGGCACCGTCGCCGCGACTGCCGCCTTCGGGCTCATGCGCACGGCCACGAAGATGAGCGTGCGCGGGACCGAGCACCTGCCGGCGAAGGGCACCGGGATCATCATCGCGGCCTACCATTCGAACCACCTCGACCCGATCCTCGTCGGGCTGGCGCTGAAGCGCAACGGTCGGATGCCGCACTTCCTCGCGAAGTCCTCACTGTTCTCCGGTGTGCTCGGCCGCATCCTCAAGACCATCGGCCAGATCCCCGTGCTGCGTGCCTCGGCCTCGGCCGGGGACTCGCTCGAATACGCGAAGGACGCCCTGGCCCACGGCCAGACCGTCGTCATCTACCCCGAGGGCACGCTGACGAAGGACCCGGAGCTGTGGCCCCAGCATTTCAAGACCGGCACCGCCCGGCTGGCCCTGGAGACCGGGGCCCCGATCATCCCCGTCGCCCACTGGGGGCTGGACACTGTGTTCCCGCGCGGGCAGAAGAAGCTGCGCTTCAGACCCTTCAGCCATGACTCGATCGTCGTCTTCGGCCCGCCCGTGGACTACTCGGACCTGTGGGATCACAGGACTGAGAAGGCGACGATGGGCAGACTGTCCCAACGGCTGAAGAATACGATCGCACGGATGGTCTCGGAGCTGTCCCGACGTGAGCTGCCGGGCCGATTCGAAGAGAAGGAGACGGGCGAATGA